Within the Anaerolineae bacterium genome, the region CCTGTGCGGCAACCTCCCTAGAATCCGAAGCGCTGCATCACCAGCATCAGCAGGGCGACCATAGCACCATGCTCCAGGACCGCCATCCAGCTCAGGCTTCCCTGGAACAGGCGTCTCGTCAGCCCGATAGTGACGTAGCTTACCATAAGCAGCACGAACCCGGCCTGCACTGGGCTCAGCCGCCAGAAGTTGAGCGCCCAGGCGCACTCCCCCACCAGCAGGCTGATGGTCAGCACGGCGCGGACGGTCCGCCACTCGCCCGCGGCCTCGTACTGCAACAGATCCAGGGCCAGGAAGGCAGCAATGAGGAAAGCGGCCGGGGCGGCCACCAAGCTGCGCACCCGAGTGCCATAGAGGACGATCCACAGGTAGAACGCCACCGCCAGGCTGAGCACACTCAGTGCGGTCCGCAACCTCAGCACCCAGGGGGACTCCCCCGTCAGCGCCACGTACTGGCCCAGCATCACCAGCGACAGCAGCATGCCGATGCTGGCCGCCACGATGAGGCGGCCCTCCAGGGGTATCTCCGCCTGACGCTGCCAGAAGACCGTGGCTGCCACCGCAGTGACGGCCGGCAGGATGCGGTGGGTATAGATGCGCGTTCCGCGTTCGTAGGCCGGGTGCACGGTGAGGAGGGAGAACATGCCCGTCCAGGCCATTGCCCCCGCCATCACCCCTACCAGAAGCTCACGGGAGATCCCCAGATGCAGAGGCGAACCCAGTGCCACCAGGGGGATGTCCACCCTCACCATGCTCAACAAGGGCGAGGCCAGGAAGAGGGCCACGATGCAGGAGACGGTGATTCCGATCCGCTCCACCTGCTCTGCCGTGAGCAGACTGGCACCGCGGGCGCTCGAGTAGGACTGCTCGCCGGTCACGTCCACTCCCCCATCAGCTCCTCCTCCTGAACCGCAACTGCGGCAGGGCAGCCAATAATGCCACCCCCACCGCCCTGTCTACGATGCGGCATCACGCAGGGGCAGCACCGGCGTAGCCTGCCCTCCCACCGCCCGCCACCCCCGCACCATGTCCACCGAATGGCGCAGCAACTGCGTCGCCAGGGACGGCCGCCATATCCGCAGGGCCACCGGGCTCACCTCCACCGTGACCGCCCCCGAGTAGCCATCCTCCTCCAACCGGCGGAAGAACGACGCCAAGTCCAGTTCGCCCTCTCCCGGTAGCTGGTGATGCTTGAAGTAGGTATCCAGCGACGGACGATCCAGCCAGGCGTGTGGTTGGCGGAAATCGCTAAGGTGCACATGGCGCACCAGGCCAGCCACCTGGTCATACGCCTCTACCAACCCCAGGCCGGTGCTGGCAGCGTGGGTAGTGTCGAAGACCACCGGCATCCCCCGTTCGAGGGCGAAAGCAGCGACGCGTTCAGGCCAGACATACGGGTGTTGCCGGTCGCGCTCGAAGAAGACAGCCGAGTTCTCCAACCCGATGACCACTTCTTCCCCTGCCACCCGTCGGAAGCTGGCCAGCCCTTGATCGAAGAGACGGATGTTCTCCGCCAGCCCGGAGAAGCGAGGGGGGTGCACCACCACCAGAGGGCACTCCAGCGCCAACGCCCATTCGGCCAGACGGGGGAACGCCTCCGGGGCCGTTCGCCAACCCGGCAGACCAAAGAGCGAGGGATGTAGCGCCCGGATCGGGCACGCCATCCGGTGTCCGTACTGGCGCACTGCGTTGGGCCCGGCCATCAGCGACCACGGGTCGAGCACCAGCTCCACGCCGTCGCAGCCGGCGGCCGACGCCAGCCGGAAAGCCAGATGATATGGCAATCCATAGAGCGAGCCAGTGGAGAAGAGGACCGACATGCTAGCGACTGCCGCCCATCGTCTGTGCCACCGGCCGGCAGTACAGACCTCTCTCCTCGATGATCCTCTCCACGCCCGGAGGCACCCAGTACCGGATCGAACGCCCACAGGCGACCATTCGCCGTAGAAGGGTAGAGGATATCCCGATCGCGGGCATGTCTAGCACCATCAGCCGCCCTTCCACCTGGGGCACTCTGTCGTACACGGCCGGCAGGTCTATCGGGTGCCCAGGCCGCCCGATCACCGCTAGCAGGCACCGTTGCACCAACTCACCCGCGCGATGCCACGTGTGGAGCTGTTCCAGCGAGTCCGAACCGATGATGAAATAGATGGAGTCCGGCCCCAGGCTATACTGCTCAGCCAGCAATGCCAGGGTATCCACGGTGTAATGAGGAGCCGGCCGTTCCATGTCCACCGTGCTGACGGCGAACCGGGCATCCCCTCCCACCGCCGCCCGGGTCATGGCCAGCCGCGCCTGGGCCTCGCCCCGCTCCAGCTTGCGCTTGTGTGGAGGTACTCCCGCGGGCACGAAGAGCACCAGGCCCAGGCCCAGAGCCTCATAGGCCGTCTGGCCCATGAGCAGGTGCCCCACATGTATGGGGTCGAAGGTGCCGCCCAGGACCCCTAGCCGCTCTAGCGCTCCCATTCGAGCTCGGCCTCCCCGATGATGACGGTGTCCCCCGGGCGCACACCCACCTCTTCCAGCGTAGTGGTGATGCCGTACCGGTCCAGAGTCCGCTGGAAGCGCTCCACCGCTTCCGGCATGCCCCACGCCGTCCGCCGGGCTAGCCTCTCTAGCCAAGGCGCCCGCACAATCCAGGCGCCATCGGAGCGACGGAAGATTCGTACCGCCGCCTCCTTCTCGTCCACCGCCGGAGGCCGGACCTCGGGTAGAACCGGGCGAACCTCCTCAGGAGGCAGCGACTCGAGCATGCGCCTGGTCTCAGCCAAGAGCGCCCGAACGCCCTCGCCGGTGGCTGCCGAGATGCCGAGAACGGTCACGCCCGTGGTTGCCAGCTTCCTGCGCAACTCGGGGAATCTCTCTCGAGCCTCGGGCAGGTCCAGCTTGTTCACCGCCACGATCTCGGGCTTCTCCGCCAGGGCCTGGTCGAACGCCGCCAGCTCCTCCCGGATCTGCCGGTAGTCCTCCCGCGGGTCTTCTGAGGACCCATCAACCATATGGATGATGACCCGAGTGCGCTCCACATGCCGCAGGAACCTGTGACCCAGGCCGGCTCCCTGATGCGCCCCCGCTATTAGGCCCGGCAGGTCCGCCACCACAAAGGAGTAGCCATCGTCCAAGAGGACCACCCCCAGGTTCGGCTGAAGCGTAGTAAAGGGGTACTCAGCGATCTTGGGGCGGGCGGAGCTAATCACCGACAGGAGAGTGGACTTGCCGGCATTGGGCATTCCCACCAGCCCTACGTCGGCGATCAGCTTGAGCTCGAGGCGCAGCCAGCGCCGCTCCCCTGGGTCACCCCGCTCGGCGATGCGAGGGGCCTGGTTTGTGGGGGTGGCGAAGGCAGCGTTGCCTCGGCCTCCTCGGCCTCCTCGGGCCACGAGCAGCCGCTGCCCGGGCTGGGTGAGGTCTCCCAGCACTCTGCCCGTCTCGTCATCGTAGACCACCGTGCCTAGCGGAACCCGCACCACCGCATCGTTCCCGGCAGCCCCTTGCCTGTTCTTGCTCCCCCCGTGTCCGCCCCGGCCGGCACGGATGTGGCTCTGGCTCCGCAGGCCCACCAACGTGTTCAGGCCTTCATCCGCCTGCAGGTACACGCTGCCTCCCGGGCCACCACTGCCCCCGTTGGGGCCTCCCAAAGGGACATACTTCTCCCGGCGGAAGCTCACGATGCCGTTGCCGCCGTCGCCGGCTGCAACGTGGATACGCGCCTCGTCGAATAGAGTCTTCTCCGATCGCTCAGACATGGTCCATCAGGCTACCTGCGGCCGCCCACCAGTGCGAGAACCACCCTCGGGCAGTCCGGCACAAGAGAGCAGCCCCCAGGGTCGGGTCCAAAATCGGCGCGGAGGGCCTCAGCCCGAGGCTCGGCCCTGTTCCAGCGACACACAGGCCGCCGCTTGAGCACGGAAGCCAGAACCGCGTTGGACAGAACGCCCCAGTTCCACACCGCCCGTGCACCCCGTTTGCCTGCATCCTGTTCCATCGCCGACCTTAGCGCCAGGTGAACACACGCTCGGCCGCGAACTCATACCGGAAGTCGAAGCGATCGAACACCTCTGGCAGGAACGGCCTCTGCCCCGACCCGTCCGCCTCCATGATATAAGGCCGCCACCGCCCATCCCGGTCGCTCAGGAAGAGCACCTGGCTGCCATCGGGAGACCACGTGGGCGCCACATTCTCCGCTGGCCGCTCCGCCAGGGGCGACGCCTGGGTCAGCGGCCTCAAGCCAGTGCCATCGGATAGGGCGGTGTATATCTCCCAGTGATCGTGCTGCCGATACATGAACACCAGCCGCTGCCCGTCAGGCGCCACCTCGGGGCACACGGCGGCCACATCGTTCAGGATCACCCAGGGCTGCTGACCCGGAGCCGTGGCCTTGAGGCCGTTCTCGCCCTGGTAGGCAATCCAGTCGCCGCGGGGCGACCAGCTGGGACAGAAGCTACGCTGGTCGGCAGCGGGATCTGTGCGGGTGTTGCCCTCCAGGTCCACTACTGCCAGCGACCAGACCTCTTGGCCCGGCAGTTCGATGCAGCCGAAGCCAGGGAAGCAGAGGCGAGTGGGTTCGGCGCCG harbors:
- a CDS encoding sugar phosphate isomerase/epimerase; translation: MSVLFSTGSLYGLPYHLAFRLASAAGCDGVELVLDPWSLMAGPNAVRQYGHRMACPIRALHPSLFGLPGWRTAPEAFPRLAEWALALECPLVVVHPPRFSGLAENIRLFDQGLASFRRVAGEEVVIGLENSAVFFERDRQHPYVWPERVAAFALERGMPVVFDTTHAASTGLGLVEAYDQVAGLVRHVHLSDFRQPHAWLDRPSLDTYFKHHQLPGEGELDLASFFRRLEEDGYSGAVTVEVSPVALRIWRPSLATQLLRHSVDMVRGWRAVGGQATPVLPLRDAAS
- the nadD gene encoding nicotinate (nicotinamide) nucleotide adenylyltransferase; its protein translation is MGALERLGVLGGTFDPIHVGHLLMGQTAYEALGLGLVLFVPAGVPPHKRKLERGEAQARLAMTRAAVGGDARFAVSTVDMERPAPHYTVDTLALLAEQYSLGPDSIYFIIGSDSLEQLHTWHRAGELVQRCLLAVIGRPGHPIDLPAVYDRVPQVEGRLMVLDMPAIGISSTLLRRMVACGRSIRYWVPPGVERIIEERGLYCRPVAQTMGGSR
- the obgE gene encoding GTPase ObgE — encoded protein: MSERSEKTLFDEARIHVAAGDGGNGIVSFRREKYVPLGGPNGGSGGPGGSVYLQADEGLNTLVGLRSQSHIRAGRGGHGGSKNRQGAAGNDAVVRVPLGTVVYDDETGRVLGDLTQPGQRLLVARGGRGGRGNAAFATPTNQAPRIAERGDPGERRWLRLELKLIADVGLVGMPNAGKSTLLSVISSARPKIAEYPFTTLQPNLGVVLLDDGYSFVVADLPGLIAGAHQGAGLGHRFLRHVERTRVIIHMVDGSSEDPREDYRQIREELAAFDQALAEKPEIVAVNKLDLPEARERFPELRRKLATTGVTVLGISAATGEGVRALLAETRRMLESLPPEEVRPVLPEVRPPAVDEKEAAVRIFRRSDGAWIVRAPWLERLARRTAWGMPEAVERFQRTLDRYGITTTLEEVGVRPGDTVIIGEAELEWER